The segment CGCTCTAAAAACAATTGAAGGTACAGCAATGACGATGTTTTCGATGTTAAAGGAAACGTTCATGTCTTCCATGAAAACAAAAATGGCAGCCGGTATGGTAAAAAGTGATTTAAAAGGGTTGAAAACGAAACTGGATTATTCGGAATATGGTGGCGCCGGCCTGTTTGGTTTAGCATCACCTGTCATTAAAGCACATGGATCATCAAATCAAAGAGCAATTTATAATGCGATTAAACAAGCTTGCCACATGGTTGAGTACAATGTGACTGATACGATTAAAACAACTGTCGAATCCATTAAATTGGATAAAGAGGAGGGATCTCAGTGAAGAGAGTAGCTTTTATGTTTCCAGGACAAGGTTCACAAGCGGTTGGTATGGGGAAGGTATTCTATGACAGTTATCCGGACATTAAAGAGCTATACCAGGAAGCGAATCAGGCATTAAATAGAGATATTACTAAGATTATGTTTGAGGGACCAAAAGAGGAGTTAACAGAAACAGAAAATGCACAACCTGCCTTATTATTATCTAGTATTGCCATACATACATTACTGTTAAAAGAACAAATTCAACCAGTTATGACGGTTGGGCACAGTCTTGGAGAATACAGTGCTTTAGTCGCAGCAGGGTCGATTCCTTTGGACAGGGCTTTACCCCTTGTAGCCACTCGTGGTAAATTAATGGAAGAAGCATTTCCAAAAGGCCGAGGAACAATGGCAGCGGTGCTTGGCCTTTCTGAAAAAGAAATAGAAAACTCCCTGAAGGAGGTAAGTGAAGATAACGTTGTTGATATTGCGAATTTAAATTCTCCAGGACAAATCGTTATTTCCGGGTCAAAAGAAGGGATCGAACAGGCGTCAGCTATTTTAAAAGAAAATGGTGCAAAACGTATCCTTCCGTTAAATGTCAGCGGGCCATTTCATTCTAAATTGATGAAAGCTGCTAATGCTGAATTTACAGCATATTTAAATGAAACTGAAATAAAAACTGCCAGCATTCCTGTTTATGCTAATGTTTCAGCAGCACCAGTAACAGAAAGTGAAGAGATAAAAGACCTTCTCATTAAACAATTGTATTCTCCTGTACGATTTGAAGAATCGATTCGACACATGATTGATCAAGGCATTGACGCTTTTGTTGAAGTTGGTAATGGAAAAGTACTGAGCGGTCTTGTAAGAAAAATAAATCGCAGGACACCTACATTCGCAGTACAGGATATAGAATCAATGAATGACTTTATTTCATGGTACAGGGAGGGATCGTAATGCTAAAAGGTAAAAACGCTTTAGTTACAGGTGCATCACGTGGAATTGGCAGGGCAATTGCTATAGAATTAGCCAAACAGGGAGCAAATGTAGCGGTGAACTATGCTGGAAGTGAAGCAAAAGCAAAAGGTGTTGTAGAAGAGCTTGAATCAATTGGAGTGAAGGCATTTAAAGTCCAGGCAGATGTTGCAAATGAAACAAATGTCAAATCGATGGTGAAGGAAGTAGTCAGTCAGTTCGGGAGTCTGGATATTTTAGTAAATAATGCTGGAGTTAATAAAGATAATTTATTAATGCGCATGAAAGAAGAAGAATTTGACCAAGTTATAAACACGAATCTTAAAGGTGCCTTTGTCTGTACAAAAGCAGTAACAAGACAAATGATGAGACAAAAGAATGGCAGAATTATAAATGTCGCATCTATTGTCGGGGTTAGTGGTAATGCGGGACAGGCAAATTATGTGGCTGCCAAAGCAGGTGTTATTGGATTGACGAAGACGACCGCGAAAGAATTAGCCACGCGTAATATTCTTGTTAATGCTGTAGCACCAGGCTTTATAACAACAGATATGACGGATGAATTAACAGAAGAACAAAGAGCAAGCATGCTGGCGATGATCCCCTTGGAAAGATTGGGAACAGCTGAAGATGTAGCGAATGTTGTACGGTTTCTGGCATCTGAAGACGCAAATTACATCACAGGACAAACCATTCATATAGATGGTGGTATGGTGATGTAATTCTAAGTTAAACCCGCACTTATATTACATGAAAGGAGGTGAAGTCAGTGGCAGATGTGTTTGATCGTGTAAAAGCTATTATCATTGATAATCTTGATGTAGATGATTCTAAAGTAACCATGGAAGCATCTTTTAAAGATGACCTTGAGGCAGATTCTTTAGATGTGGTGGAGCTTGTCATGGAATTTGAAGATGAATTTGATATGGAAATTGCAGATGAAGAAGCTGAAAAAATAAATACTGTTGGTGATGCTGTAAACTACATAAATAGTTTACAATCCTAGCGAAATAGAAAGTCCCGCGTTTGCGGGGCTTTCAGTATATCCCCGAAATAGAGGTGAAAGTTCGGTATGAATGTTACGGAGTTAGAAAAACAACTCGACATCACATTTAGTGATAAGAATTTGTTAAGGCAAGCTTTTACACATTCATCTTATGTGAATGAGCATCGTGGAGAATCATTTTCGGATAATGAGCGATTGGAGTTTTTAGGTGACGCTGTATTGGAATTAGGTATTTCCCAGTATTTATATCGAGAAAATAAAAATATGCCTGAAGGAGAAATGACGAAATTACGTGCATCGATTGTTTGTGAGCCATCCCTGGTTAATTTTGCACGTGATCTACAGTTTGGTGATTATATTTTGCTCGGAAAAGGGGAAGAACAAACAGGCGGACGTGATCGCCCCGCTTTACTGGCAGATGTATTTGAAGCATTTCTGGGAGCATTATATTTAGAGCATGGATTTGATAAAGTTTTAGCTTTTATAGAAGAACATGTTATTCCGAAAATAACCACAGGTGCTTTTTCGCATGCGATGGATTATAAAAGTCAGCTGCAGGAATTAGTTCAGCAATATAAAAATCAGACCATTGAATATAAAATTGTTGAAGAAAAAGGTCCCTCCCATGATAAGGAGTTCGTTATTCAAGTAATCATTAAAGGTGACATTGCCGGATCCGGTGTAGGGCGAACTAAAAAAGAAGCAGAACAACGCGCAGCAAAGGCAGCGCTTGATAAATTTTCATGAGTATAAGGCTGTGCATGCACAGCCTTATTATATGTAGCATTTCAACTTTTTCTAACGGATCGCAATTCCTCTATAAATGCTTGTTTTTCAGCTGCACTTAGGTTGGCTTTTTGTGTAACCATATCATACATAAGCTTCAAATCATCGTATTTATCTAAATCATAGTCATCCGGATCCATAATCTTACGGTTAACAACCCCTAAATGATCAGCTAATGCATCAAGTAAATACTTTAAATTTTCCTCTGATGGATACTCTAAATTCATGTTTTCACCTCTTTATTTTTTATGAATGCACTGAATCAGATTGTATTGTAACGGTTCTCCTCTTCTTTTGTTCCTCTCTTTATGATAAAATAAATGCGATAAAAAACCAATGATTTTTAAATGATTTTTTACTTAAATTTAAAAGAGAACGTACATATTGTCAGTTCTTTTCTAATAGGAGAATGTATATGTTTTTAAAACGGCTGGAAAGTGTGGGTTTCAAATCATTTGCTCATAGAATTAATGTGGAATTTGTTCCAGGTGTTACAGCAGTTGTAGGCCCAAATGGCAGTGGTAAGAGTAATATAACGGATGCCATCCGTTGGGTGCTTGGCGAACAATCCATAAAGTCATTACGTGGCGCGAAAATGGAAGATATTATATTCCAGGGCAGTGATACTAGAAAGCCGTTAAATGTAGCAGAGGTTACCTTAGTGCTTGATAATCAGGATCAGACACTGGCACTGGATTATGAAGAAGTGAGTGTAACCAGACGCGTTTATCGTTCAGGAGATAGTGAATTTTATATTAATAAACAACTATGTAGATTAAAGGATATTGTAGATTTATTTATGGATTCAGGACTCGGCCGTGAAGCCTTTTCTATTATCAGCCAGGGGAAAGTGGAAGAAATTTTAAGTTCAAAAGCAGAGGAAAGGCGCACGATTTTTGAAGAGGCAGCTGGCGTTTTAAAATATAAACAACGAAAAAAGAAATCGGAACATAAACTTGAAGAAACACAGGAAAATTTAAATCGAGTGGAAGATATTATCCATGAAATACAGCAGCAAATTGATCCATTGGAACAACAGGCAGAAACGGCAAAAAAATATAACGACCTAAAAGAAAAATTGAAGCAAAATGAAATAACACTTCTTATAACTGAAATTGAAGAACTCTATAATCAATGGCAACATGTTTTGAAGAAATTAGAGAAAGAAAAAGAGAATGAAATTAATCTGAAGACGTTTATTCAACAAAAGCAAGCAGAATTAGAAAAAGAGCGTCAGGAAATACAGAAAATAGACGAGGCCATTGAGGGATTACAGGCAAGTTTATTAACAATAACACAGGAACTCGAACAATTTGAAGGAAAGAAACAACTGCTACATGAACGAACAAAGCATTTTACAGAAAACAAACAAAAACTTGAGGCACAAAAGCATGAAACAATAACCCAAATGGATGAATTAAAAGAAGAACTATCCAAGGAAAAAAAACAGCTGCACGAGTTGCAAGCGATGAAACAAAAAACGAAGCAGCATGCAAAGCAGGTAGAAGAAAAGCTTAGCATCGACAAAGAAAATATTATCGAAAAAATCGAAGAAATGAGATCCGAATATATTGAATACTTAAATAGCCAGGCGGCTAAGCGAAATGAGAAACAATCAATCCAGCAGCAATTACAGCAAATAACCAATAAAAAGGAAAATCAGGAAACCAAATTTCAAGATCTTGTTGCGACACGGAGCAAATTAAATGAATTCTTAACTAAAACGAAGGCTGATTTTACTACACAGGAAAAGCGATATAATGAAAAAGACACTCTAATCAAGCAATTAAAAAAAGATTTAGAACAGGAACGAGAATCTTTTCAGGAATCCCAGACGAAGCTGTATCAAGGCTATCAGCACATTGAAAAGTTAAGATCCAAAAAAGAAATGCTAGAGGAAATGAAAGAGGATTTCCAAGGCTTTTTCCAAGGGGTAAAAGCAGTGCTGAAGGCACGGGAAGAAAAGGATTTATCTCATATCCATGGTGCGGTAATTGAATTAATTGATGTCCCTAAAAATTATATTACCGCTATTGAAACTGTCTTAGGCGGACAGGCACAGCATATCATCGTCAACGATGATACCGCGGCACGGGCCGCAATTTCGTACTTAAAGAAAACAAATAATGGCCGTGCAACGTTTTTGCCACTTCGATCAATTAAAGAACGATTTATAACCAAAGATATTTTAAATAAAATACAAAATCATCAAGGCTTTATTGGTATTGCTGCAGATTTAGTGCGAACAGAAGCAAACTATCAGACAGCTGTAAATCATTTAATGGGTCATGTAGTGATTGCAGGTACATTGAAGGATGCAAATGAAATTGCAAAACTTGCCATGAGGCGATACCGA is part of the Virgibacillus sp. NKC19-16 genome and harbors:
- the fabG gene encoding 3-oxoacyl-[acyl-carrier-protein] reductase, whose translation is MLKGKNALVTGASRGIGRAIAIELAKQGANVAVNYAGSEAKAKGVVEELESIGVKAFKVQADVANETNVKSMVKEVVSQFGSLDILVNNAGVNKDNLLMRMKEEEFDQVINTNLKGAFVCTKAVTRQMMRQKNGRIINVASIVGVSGNAGQANYVAAKAGVIGLTKTTAKELATRNILVNAVAPGFITTDMTDELTEEQRASMLAMIPLERLGTAEDVANVVRFLASEDANYITGQTIHIDGGMVM
- the rnc gene encoding ribonuclease III, whose product is MNVTELEKQLDITFSDKNLLRQAFTHSSYVNEHRGESFSDNERLEFLGDAVLELGISQYLYRENKNMPEGEMTKLRASIVCEPSLVNFARDLQFGDYILLGKGEEQTGGRDRPALLADVFEAFLGALYLEHGFDKVLAFIEEHVIPKITTGAFSHAMDYKSQLQELVQQYKNQTIEYKIVEEKGPSHDKEFVIQVIIKGDIAGSGVGRTKKEAEQRAAKAALDKFS
- a CDS encoding DUF1128 family protein — encoded protein: MNLEYPSEENLKYLLDALADHLGVVNRKIMDPDDYDLDKYDDLKLMYDMVTQKANLSAAEKQAFIEELRSVRKS
- the fabD gene encoding ACP S-malonyltransferase, whose protein sequence is MKRVAFMFPGQGSQAVGMGKVFYDSYPDIKELYQEANQALNRDITKIMFEGPKEELTETENAQPALLLSSIAIHTLLLKEQIQPVMTVGHSLGEYSALVAAGSIPLDRALPLVATRGKLMEEAFPKGRGTMAAVLGLSEKEIENSLKEVSEDNVVDIANLNSPGQIVISGSKEGIEQASAILKENGAKRILPLNVSGPFHSKLMKAANAEFTAYLNETEIKTASIPVYANVSAAPVTESEEIKDLLIKQLYSPVRFEESIRHMIDQGIDAFVEVGNGKVLSGLVRKINRRTPTFAVQDIESMNDFISWYREGS
- the smc gene encoding chromosome segregation protein SMC — translated: MFLKRLESVGFKSFAHRINVEFVPGVTAVVGPNGSGKSNITDAIRWVLGEQSIKSLRGAKMEDIIFQGSDTRKPLNVAEVTLVLDNQDQTLALDYEEVSVTRRVYRSGDSEFYINKQLCRLKDIVDLFMDSGLGREAFSIISQGKVEEILSSKAEERRTIFEEAAGVLKYKQRKKKSEHKLEETQENLNRVEDIIHEIQQQIDPLEQQAETAKKYNDLKEKLKQNEITLLITEIEELYNQWQHVLKKLEKEKENEINLKTFIQQKQAELEKERQEIQKIDEAIEGLQASLLTITQELEQFEGKKQLLHERTKHFTENKQKLEAQKHETITQMDELKEELSKEKKQLHELQAMKQKTKQHAKQVEEKLSIDKENIIEKIEEMRSEYIEYLNSQAAKRNEKQSIQQQLQQITNKKENQETKFQDLVATRSKLNEFLTKTKADFTTQEKRYNEKDTLIKQLKKDLEQERESFQESQTKLYQGYQHIEKLRSKKEMLEEMKEDFQGFFQGVKAVLKAREEKDLSHIHGAVIELIDVPKNYITAIETVLGGQAQHIIVNDDTAARAAISYLKKTNNGRATFLPLRSIKERFITKDILNKIQNHQGFIGIAADLVRTEANYQTAVNHLMGHVVIAGTLKDANEIAKLAMRRYRIVTLEGDVVNPGGAMSGGAQKKTNQSLFTREKDLQEITEKLNAFMKKTTIVESKVDDQKHQIAEKEKRLETEEQTIISVQRSLEELRSKSKELEMKKESLNDNLGIYDQENRQYDQDIEEIKFRDEQLDQDLRGINQKLLLIKEEIDTLTNEEATFKENQELLQNDLHRHQVILAEQEERVKNQSEKTNTLQNQLTELEMKHKSYTSDLNQLIEVNETEETEEEIEHNILSKTEEKTKATNTIQAKRSKRLELTQFTQDQERELKEENRKHQEFVQSIQQKEVNANRLDVELENHLSHLQTEYTITYEKAKQTYDKTDNMEETRTIVKQLKQSIDQLGAINLGAIDEYERVLERYTFLNEQKNDLIQAKETLYTVIAEMDDEMQKLFDVTFTQIKEEFQVVFQQLFGGGHADLQLTDPKNLLDTGVDIVAQPPGKKLQHLGLLSGGERALTAIALLFSILRVRPVPFCVLDEVESALDEANISRFAKYVRMHSEKTQFIVITHRKGTMEEADVLYGVTMQEAGVSRLVSVRLEETKELIQS
- a CDS encoding acyl carrier protein, whose amino-acid sequence is MADVFDRVKAIIIDNLDVDDSKVTMEASFKDDLEADSLDVVELVMEFEDEFDMEIADEEAEKINTVGDAVNYINSLQS